A single window of bacterium DNA harbors:
- a CDS encoding DNA-binding protein yields MESQNSLLNEKQAASLLNLTPRALQAWRVQGRGPKHVRISGACVRYRPEDIKAFIEANLKQSTSEA; encoded by the coding sequence ATGGAATCACAAAACTCTCTCCTTAATGAAAAGCAAGCCGCTTCACTTCTGAACCTGACCCCAAGGGCTTTACAGGCATGGCGCGTCCAGGGGCGAGGCCCCAAGCACGTCCGCATATCCGGCGCTTGTGTCCGCTATCGCCCGGAAGACATTAAAGCCTTCATCGAGGCGAACCTAAAGCAATCCACCTCCGAAGCGTAA